One Arthrobacter sp. FW306-07-I genomic window carries:
- the thiC gene encoding phosphomethylpyrimidine synthase ThiC, with translation MSTQNTQLNAAQIQAETRTDAQTTLQATQSLKSHSLAFIEDPGAGIRVPVTEISLEPSPNGRPNEPFRTYRTAGPGSDPVRGLQPFRSEWIEARADTEAYTGRERNLLDDGRSAVRRGAASAEWKGARPVPRRAVDGRTVTQMHYARQGIITQEMRFVALRENCDVELVRSELAAGRAIIPSNINHPESEPMIIGKAFLVKINANIGNSAVTSSIAEEVDKLQWATQWGADTVMDLSTGDDIHTTREWIIRNSPVPIGTVPIYQALEKVNGEANALTWEIFRDTVIEQCEQGVDYMTIHAGVLLRYVPLTANRVTGIVSRGGSIMAGWCLAHHQENFLYTHFDELCEIFAKYDVAFSLGDGLRPGSTADANDAAQFAELDTLAELTQRAWEYDVQVMVEGPGHVPFHLVRENVERQQELCKGAPFYTLGPLVTDVAPGYDHITSAIGATEIARYGTAMLCYVTPKEHLGLPNKDDVKTGVITYKIAAHAADLAKGHPGAHERDDALSKARFEFRWRDQFALSLDPVTAEAFHDETLPAEPAKTAHFCSMCGPKFCSMRISQDIRDEFGSAEAQAALAGVASGMREKSEEFLAAGGKVYLPELRVPAES, from the coding sequence TTGAGTACACAAAACACCCAGTTGAACGCTGCCCAAATCCAGGCAGAAACAAGAACGGACGCTCAGACAACACTCCAGGCGACCCAGTCCCTGAAGTCGCATTCGCTGGCCTTCATCGAAGATCCCGGCGCCGGGATCCGGGTGCCGGTAACGGAAATTTCCCTTGAGCCATCCCCCAACGGCCGGCCCAACGAACCGTTCCGCACCTACCGGACAGCGGGGCCGGGCAGCGACCCCGTCCGGGGCCTTCAGCCCTTCCGTTCGGAGTGGATTGAGGCACGGGCAGACACCGAGGCGTACACCGGCAGGGAGCGCAACCTGCTCGATGACGGCCGCTCGGCAGTCCGCCGGGGTGCCGCCTCTGCAGAATGGAAGGGCGCCCGGCCGGTGCCCCGCCGCGCCGTCGACGGCCGGACAGTGACGCAGATGCACTATGCCCGGCAGGGCATCATCACCCAGGAAATGCGGTTCGTGGCGCTGCGGGAAAACTGCGACGTCGAGCTGGTCCGCAGCGAGCTGGCCGCCGGCCGCGCGATCATCCCCAGCAACATCAACCATCCCGAGTCCGAGCCGATGATCATCGGCAAGGCCTTCCTGGTGAAGATCAACGCCAACATCGGCAACTCCGCGGTCACCAGCTCCATCGCGGAGGAGGTGGACAAGCTGCAGTGGGCCACCCAGTGGGGCGCCGACACCGTCATGGACCTGTCCACCGGCGACGACATCCACACCACCAGGGAATGGATCATCCGGAACTCCCCCGTCCCCATCGGGACAGTGCCGATCTACCAAGCCCTGGAAAAGGTCAACGGCGAGGCCAACGCGCTGACATGGGAGATTTTCCGCGACACTGTCATTGAACAGTGCGAGCAGGGCGTTGACTACATGACCATCCACGCCGGCGTGCTGCTGCGGTACGTCCCGCTCACAGCCAACCGCGTAACGGGCATCGTCTCGCGCGGCGGCTCGATCATGGCCGGCTGGTGCCTGGCCCACCACCAGGAAAACTTCCTGTACACGCACTTCGATGAGCTATGCGAGATCTTCGCGAAGTACGACGTTGCGTTTTCCCTGGGTGACGGTCTGCGCCCCGGTTCCACCGCTGACGCCAACGACGCCGCCCAGTTCGCGGAGCTGGACACGCTGGCCGAGCTGACGCAGCGCGCCTGGGAATACGACGTGCAGGTGATGGTGGAAGGCCCTGGCCACGTCCCCTTCCACCTGGTCCGGGAAAACGTCGAGCGCCAGCAAGAGCTGTGCAAGGGCGCGCCGTTCTACACCCTGGGCCCGCTGGTGACTGATGTTGCCCCGGGCTATGACCACATCACGTCGGCCATCGGTGCCACCGAGATTGCCCGGTACGGGACCGCGATGCTCTGCTACGTCACCCCGAAGGAACACCTGGGCCTGCCCAACAAGGACGACGTGAAGACCGGCGTGATCACCTACAAGATCGCCGCCCATGCTGCGGACCTGGCCAAGGGCCACCCGGGCGCGCACGAGCGGGACGATGCGCTGTCCAAGGCCCGTTTCGAGTTCCGCTGGCGGGACCAGTTCGCGCTGTCCCTGGACCCTGTCACCGCCGAGGCGTTCCACGATGAGACGCTGCCGGCCGAGCCCGCCAAAACGGCGCACTTCTGCTCGATGTGCGGGCCTAAGTTCTGCTCCATGCGGATCAGCCAGGACATCCGTGATGAATTCGGCTCCGCGGAGGCCCAAGCGGCGCTTGCCGGCGTGGCATCGGGGATGCGGGAGAAGAGCGAGGAGTTCCTGGCCGCGGGCGGCAAGGTGTACCTGCCGGAGCTGCGGGTTCCCGCGGAAAGCTAG
- a CDS encoding alpha/beta fold hydrolase: MFKQRVVFVHGAGNFGAAAWPRQHGMALSYDALFLRRHGYDAVAEPLESSFAADTAIILRSLADDGRGAAGGHVVAHSQGAIAAMMAAVERPDLVFSLTLVEPACLSLTAELPATAAHISLMQPLFEVRHQLSDEDFQREFVRRVYATDLQEPATAEEKRSARRLRLQSPSWEAPLHIVPGVPTLVLTGGWEPLYEEIAGYLRETGALHRVAAGGHRPQDSPEGDQAIRQFIRQVSRSQPARAS; the protein is encoded by the coding sequence ATGTTCAAGCAGAGGGTAGTGTTCGTGCACGGCGCCGGAAACTTTGGTGCTGCCGCGTGGCCCCGCCAGCACGGCATGGCACTGTCCTATGACGCCCTGTTCCTCCGGCGGCACGGCTACGATGCCGTCGCGGAGCCGCTGGAGTCCTCCTTCGCCGCAGACACCGCCATCATCCTGCGCTCCCTCGCCGATGACGGCCGCGGCGCCGCCGGCGGGCACGTTGTGGCCCATTCCCAAGGGGCAATCGCCGCCATGATGGCCGCGGTGGAACGCCCGGACCTGGTCTTCTCATTGACCCTGGTGGAACCGGCGTGCCTGTCGCTGACCGCGGAACTGCCGGCCACAGCCGCCCACATCAGCTTGATGCAGCCCCTCTTCGAGGTGCGCCACCAGCTAAGTGACGAGGACTTCCAGCGCGAATTCGTCCGCCGGGTCTACGCCACGGACCTCCAGGAGCCGGCCACCGCCGAGGAGAAGAGGTCCGCCCGCAGGCTCCGGCTCCAGTCGCCGTCGTGGGAGGCGCCGCTGCACATCGTCCCCGGCGTGCCCACGCTGGTCCTGACCGGCGGCTGGGAGCCGCTGTATGAGGAAATCGCCGGGTACCTCCGGGAAACCGGCGCCCTGCACCGCGTTGCCGCGGGAGGGCACCGGCCCCAGGACTCCCCGGAGGGGGACCAGGCAATCCGGCAGTTCATTCGACAGGTCAGCCGGAGCCAGCCGGCCCGGGCGTCCTAG
- the ffh gene encoding signal recognition particle protein, whose amino-acid sequence MFNSLSDRLTATFKNLRGKGRLTEADVDATVREIRRALLDADVAVPVVREFTGRVRERALGAEVSAALNPSQQIVKIVNEELQEILGGETRRIRLAKNGPTIIMLAGLQGAGKTTLAGKLSKWLKAQGHSPMLVACDLQRPNAVTQLQVVGQRANVPVFAPHPGATSTELDQPAGDPVAVARAGVEEARQKLHDVVIVDTAGRLGVDADMMEQARQIRRAIVPNEVLFVIDSMIGQDAVNTALAFDEGVNFTGIVLSKLDGDARGGAALSVASVTGKPVMFASTGEGLDDFELFHPDRMASRILDMGDILTLIEQAEKAWDKDEAARMAKKFADQEDFTLEDFLAQMQQIRNMGSMKKMLMMMPGAQNIRQQLEQFDEREIDRVEAIVRSMTPHERLAPKIINGSRRARIARGSGVHVSEVNGLLERFAQAQKMMKKMAQGGMPGMPGMPGLPGAGGGARKNAKNAPKKKAKSGNPAKAAQERKEAEARRANAAKALPTGAAFGQQGGDFDPSQLNLPKGFDKFLGK is encoded by the coding sequence GTGTTCAATTCACTCTCTGACCGGTTGACAGCAACCTTCAAGAATCTCCGCGGCAAGGGCCGCCTCACGGAGGCCGATGTTGATGCCACCGTCCGCGAGATCCGCCGTGCCCTCCTGGACGCCGATGTCGCCGTACCGGTGGTCCGCGAATTCACGGGACGGGTCCGCGAACGTGCGCTGGGTGCGGAGGTCTCTGCCGCTCTGAACCCCAGCCAGCAGATCGTGAAGATCGTCAACGAGGAACTCCAGGAGATCCTCGGCGGCGAGACCCGGCGGATTCGCCTGGCCAAGAACGGCCCCACCATCATCATGCTCGCCGGCCTCCAGGGTGCGGGTAAGACCACCCTCGCGGGCAAGCTGTCCAAGTGGCTGAAGGCCCAGGGCCACAGCCCCATGCTGGTGGCCTGCGACCTCCAGCGCCCCAACGCCGTCACCCAGCTCCAGGTAGTGGGCCAGCGCGCCAACGTCCCCGTCTTCGCACCCCACCCGGGCGCCACCTCGACTGAGCTGGACCAGCCTGCCGGCGACCCGGTCGCCGTGGCGCGTGCCGGCGTCGAGGAAGCACGCCAGAAGCTGCACGACGTGGTGATTGTTGATACCGCCGGCCGCCTTGGCGTGGACGCCGACATGATGGAGCAGGCCCGCCAGATCCGCCGGGCCATCGTGCCCAACGAAGTCCTGTTCGTGATCGACTCCATGATCGGCCAGGACGCCGTGAACACGGCCCTTGCCTTTGACGAAGGCGTGAACTTCACCGGCATCGTGCTTTCCAAGCTCGACGGCGACGCCCGCGGCGGTGCCGCGCTTTCCGTCGCGTCGGTCACCGGCAAGCCGGTCATGTTCGCCTCCACGGGCGAAGGCCTGGACGACTTCGAGCTCTTCCATCCGGACCGGATGGCCTCGCGCATCCTGGACATGGGCGACATCCTCACGCTCATCGAACAGGCTGAGAAGGCTTGGGACAAGGATGAAGCGGCCCGGATGGCGAAGAAGTTCGCCGACCAGGAAGACTTCACCCTCGAGGACTTCCTCGCCCAGATGCAGCAGATCCGCAACATGGGCTCCATGAAGAAAATGCTCATGATGATGCCTGGCGCGCAGAACATCCGGCAGCAGCTGGAGCAGTTCGACGAGCGGGAGATTGACCGCGTCGAGGCAATCGTGCGGTCCATGACCCCCCACGAGCGGCTTGCCCCGAAGATCATCAACGGCTCGCGGCGCGCCCGCATCGCCCGTGGTTCCGGCGTCCACGTGTCGGAGGTCAACGGCTTGCTGGAGCGGTTTGCGCAGGCCCAGAAGATGATGAAGAAGATGGCCCAGGGCGGCATGCCGGGAATGCCCGGGATGCCCGGCCTGCCTGGTGCCGGCGGCGGTGCCCGGAAGAACGCCAAGAACGCGCCCAAGAAGAAGGCAAAGTCCGGCAACCCGGCCAAGGCTGCGCAGGAGCGCAAGGAAGCCGAAGCCCGGCGCGCCAATGCGGCCAAGGCACTGCCCACCGGGGCCGCCTTCGGCCAGCAGGGCGGCGACTTCGACCCGTCCCAGCTGAACCTTCCCAAGGGCTTCGACAAGTTCCTGGGCAAGTAG
- a CDS encoding glucose-6-phosphate dehydrogenase, with amino-acid sequence MTSQTTVKTLLILGASGDLTGRLLLPGLARLLAAGRAEGLSLVGAGSDPWTPEQWRERVQSSFAAAAGAADQPGKEALELLQKETVYHQLDVTANGALAALLKTLEGPVAVYFALPPRISQLACETLQPGEVPAGTRLVMEKPFGSSEESARSLNQTLARLVPEDHIHRVDHFLGKATVLNILGLRFANNFLEPVWNRQHVEKVEIFFDEDLALEGRARYYDGAGALRDMIQSHLLQVMAVMAIEPPATIGERDLRDAVSTVLRASSVSAPFTKSTRRARYTAGTVAGKKVPDYAREEGVDADRETETLAEIQVGIDNWRWRGVPFILRSGKALGDKRKEAVVTFLPVPHLPQGFTGVDSPNQLRIGFGPDTLEFDVDVNGPGNIFSLGRVTLEAELSASDLLPYGEVLEGVLSGDPLLSVRSDTAEDCWRIVEPVLKAWEKGEVPLEEYDAGSAGPASWPTNRRQD; translated from the coding sequence ATGACGAGCCAAACAACTGTCAAGACCCTGCTCATCCTCGGCGCCTCGGGCGACCTCACCGGCCGCCTCCTCCTGCCGGGGCTGGCGCGGCTGCTTGCCGCCGGCCGTGCAGAGGGCCTCAGCCTGGTGGGGGCCGGTTCGGACCCCTGGACGCCTGAACAGTGGCGGGAGCGCGTGCAGTCATCGTTCGCGGCGGCAGCCGGTGCAGCGGACCAGCCGGGCAAGGAAGCCCTCGAGCTGTTGCAGAAGGAGACGGTGTACCACCAGCTGGATGTCACGGCCAATGGCGCCCTGGCGGCCTTGCTGAAAACCCTGGAAGGCCCGGTGGCCGTCTACTTCGCTCTGCCGCCCCGGATCAGCCAGCTGGCCTGCGAGACGCTTCAGCCAGGGGAGGTGCCGGCCGGTACCCGCCTGGTGATGGAGAAGCCTTTCGGCTCCAGCGAAGAGTCCGCGCGCTCCCTCAACCAGACGTTGGCGCGCCTCGTCCCGGAAGACCACATCCACCGGGTGGACCATTTCCTGGGCAAGGCCACAGTCCTCAACATCCTGGGCCTGCGGTTCGCGAACAACTTCCTGGAGCCGGTGTGGAACCGGCAGCACGTGGAAAAGGTGGAAATCTTCTTCGACGAGGATCTGGCCCTGGAGGGACGTGCCCGCTACTACGACGGCGCCGGCGCCCTGCGCGACATGATCCAAAGCCACCTCCTGCAGGTCATGGCCGTGATGGCCATCGAGCCTCCGGCCACCATTGGCGAGCGCGACCTCCGCGATGCGGTCTCCACCGTCCTTCGCGCCAGCAGCGTCAGCGCCCCCTTCACCAAGTCAACGCGCAGGGCCCGCTACACCGCCGGCACTGTAGCAGGCAAGAAGGTCCCCGACTACGCCAGGGAGGAGGGCGTGGACGCCGACCGGGAAACCGAGACCCTCGCGGAGATCCAGGTGGGCATCGACAACTGGCGCTGGCGTGGCGTTCCCTTCATCCTGCGTTCGGGCAAGGCCCTGGGCGACAAGCGGAAGGAGGCGGTGGTCACTTTCCTGCCGGTGCCCCACCTCCCCCAGGGTTTCACCGGGGTGGACTCCCCCAACCAGCTGCGGATCGGTTTTGGCCCTGACACGCTGGAGTTCGACGTGGATGTCAACGGTCCCGGGAACATTTTCAGCCTGGGCCGGGTCACCCTGGAAGCCGAACTGAGTGCCTCCGACCTGCTGCCCTACGGTGAGGTGCTGGAGGGGGTGCTGTCCGGGGATCCGCTGCTGTCCGTCCGGAGCGACACGGCTGAGGACTGCTGGCGGATTGTTGAACCGGTGCTGAAGGCATGGGAAAAAGGTGAGGTCCCGCTGGAGGAGTACGACGCCGGGTCGGCCGGGCCGGCGTCCTGGCCCACCAACCGGCGTCAGGACTGA
- a CDS encoding IS481 family transposase, with translation MSHANALLTPKGRLRLARCIVDDGWPLRRAAERFQVSVTTAARWAARYREHGEHGTGDRSSRPINSPRRTSTRRERRIVAIRVNRRWGPARIGYLLGIHPSTVHRVLSRFGLARLAWMDRATGRVIRRYEHHSPGDLVHVDIKKLGRIPDGGGHRSVGRAAGNRNKTGTAANRRPGHAFLHNAVDDHSRLAYTEILTDEKKDTAAGFWERANAYFESHGITVKRVLTDNGSCYRSYAFKDALGPDIKHKRTRPYRPQTNGKVERYNRTMLDEWAYARPYASEAERVAAFADWLHHYNHHRGHTSLNGQPPASRVTNLSGQYI, from the coding sequence ATGTCCCATGCTAACGCGCTTCTGACGCCGAAGGGACGGCTCCGGCTGGCCCGGTGCATCGTCGATGACGGGTGGCCGCTGCGCCGTGCTGCTGAGCGGTTCCAGGTGTCGGTGACGACCGCAGCGCGGTGGGCGGCCCGTTACCGGGAGCACGGGGAGCACGGGACGGGTGATCGTTCCAGCCGGCCCATCAACTCCCCGCGTCGGACCTCCACGCGGCGGGAGCGGCGGATCGTCGCGATCAGAGTCAACCGGCGCTGGGGCCCGGCACGGATCGGCTATCTGCTGGGCATTCACCCCTCCACGGTGCACCGGGTGCTGTCCCGGTTTGGGCTGGCGAGGCTGGCGTGGATGGACCGGGCCACGGGCCGGGTGATTCGCCGGTACGAGCACCACAGCCCCGGGGACCTGGTCCACGTCGACATCAAGAAACTTGGACGGATCCCTGACGGCGGCGGACACCGCAGTGTCGGCAGGGCCGCCGGAAACCGGAACAAGACCGGTACCGCGGCGAACCGGAGACCGGGTCACGCCTTCTTGCACAACGCCGTCGATGATCACTCCAGGCTCGCCTACACGGAGATCCTGACCGATGAGAAAAAGGACACTGCGGCCGGATTCTGGGAACGCGCCAATGCCTACTTCGAGTCCCACGGGATCACTGTCAAACGGGTCCTGACCGATAACGGATCCTGCTACCGCTCCTACGCATTCAAAGACGCTCTGGGCCCGGACATCAAGCACAAACGCACCCGCCCCTACAGGCCTCAGACAAACGGCAAAGTCGAGCGCTACAACCGCACCATGCTCGACGAATGGGCCTACGCCCGTCCCTACGCCTCCGAGGCCGAGCGTGTTGCCGCTTTCGCCGACTGGCTCCATCATTACAATCATCATCGAGGCCACACCTCACTCAACGGTCAGCCACCGGCCAGCCGCGTCACCAACCTCTCAGGTCAATACATCTAG
- a CDS encoding P-II family nitrogen regulator — protein sequence MKLITAIVRPEKLEAIREGLEAYGVQGLTVSAASGYGRQRGYTEVYRGAEYNVDLLPKIRVEVLATDEQADDILDVIIASSNTGRAGDGKVWTMDVHEAVRVRTGERGVAAI from the coding sequence ATGAAACTGATCACTGCAATCGTCAGGCCGGAAAAGCTCGAAGCCATCAGGGAAGGGCTGGAAGCCTACGGCGTCCAGGGCCTGACGGTCAGCGCGGCCAGCGGCTACGGCCGGCAGCGCGGCTACACCGAGGTTTACCGCGGGGCGGAATACAACGTGGACCTCCTGCCCAAGATCCGGGTGGAAGTGCTGGCAACGGACGAACAGGCCGATGACATCCTGGACGTGATCATTGCCAGCTCCAATACCGGCAGGGCAGGGGACGGCAAGGTCTGGACCATGGACGTCCACGAAGCAGTGCGGGTCCGTACAGGGGAACGCGGAGTGGCCGCCATCTAG